The Fragaria vesca subsp. vesca linkage group LG2, FraVesHawaii_1.0, whole genome shotgun sequence genome includes a window with the following:
- the LOC101304527 gene encoding SKP1-like protein 4-like produces MSTETKKILVLHTADNETFEIEEAVVLQSQTIKHMVEDECADNAIPLPNVTSKTLSKVLEYCKKHAEDSGEGGEEALRAWDADFVNFDTDTLYDVIMAANYLNIKSLLDLTCQRVADMCKGKTPEEIRNTFNIKNDFSPEEEEAVRRENQWAFE; encoded by the coding sequence ATGTCTACTGAAACGAAGAAGATACTAGTCCTGCATACCGCGGACAATGAGACTTTCGAGATTGAAGAGGCGGTGGTCCTCCAATCCCAGACGATAAAACACATGGTGGAGGACGAATGTGCCGACAACGCCATTCCTTTACCTAATGTCACCAGTAAGACCCTCTCTAAGGTGCTCGAGTACTGCAAGAAGCACGCAGAGGATTCCGGCGAGGGCGGCGAGGAGGCTCTCAGGGCATGGGACGCAGATTTCGTCAACTTCGACACGGACACACTCTATGATGTCATCATGGCAGCCAACTATTTGAACATCAAGAGCTTGCTGGACCTGACCTGCCAGAGAGTCGCGGACATGTGCAAGGGAAAGACTCCTGAAGAGATTCGAAATACTTTCAACATCAAGAACGACTTCAGTCCTGAAGAAGAAGAGGCCGTTCGGAGGGAGAACCAATGGGCCTTTGAGTGA
- the LOC101313386 gene encoding early light-induced protein, chloroplastic-like, with amino-acid sequence MAATSAMQSILGSSIAYGAAGNKNRSVNLQFTVPASSAVQSYLRVRSMTEDGQKKQPTTVTKASKNPPPAAAPSPSPSPPPPSPKLSDVLAFSGPAPERINGRLAMVGFVAALVVELSKGQDVFAQISNGPGVPLFIGTSVLLSVASLVPLLKGVSVESKSDGIMTSDAELWNGRLAMLGLVALVFTEYVTGSTLV; translated from the exons ATGGCTGCAACATCTGCTATGCAATCGATCCTCGGAAGTTCAATCGCTTATGGAGCTGCTGGCAATAAGAATAGATCTGTGAACCTGCAGTTTACTGTTCCTGCTAGTTCTGCAGTTCAAAGCTATCTTAGGGTTCGCTCGATGACCGAG GATGGTCAAAAGAAGCAACCAACAACTGTAACAAAAGCCTCAAAGAATCCACCACCAGCTGCAGCTCCTTCTCCTTCACCTTCACCTCCTCCTCCTTCTCCCAAGCTTTCAGACGTATTGGCTTTCAGTGGACCGGCACCAGAGAGAATTAACGGGAGGCTTGCAATGGTGGGCTTCGTTGCTGCTCTAGTAGTCGAACTATCCAAGGGGCAAGATGTGTTTGCTCAGATATCCAACGGCCCCGGAGTACCATTGTTCATCGGCACAAGTGTTTTGCTATCAGTGGCGTCCTTGGTTCCTCTATTGAAAGGAGTGAGCGTGGAGTCCAAATCCGACGGGATCATGACCTCAGATGCAGAGCTCTGGAATGGAAGGTTGGCCATGTTGGGTCTTGTAGCTTTGGTCTTCACCGAGTACGTTACCGGCAGTACCTTAGTCTAG
- the LOC101303950 gene encoding early light-induced protein, chloroplastic-like — MATTTVMQSILGSSVAYGAAGKNRSLMKLQGTVPASYPVSSYLRVRSMAEDGQKKQPTTVTTASKNPQPAEAPSPPPPSTKFSDVFAFSGPAPERINGRLAMVGFVAALAVELSKGQDVFAQISSGSGVPLFIGTSVLLSVASLVPLLKGVTVESKSNGIMTSDAELWNGRLAMLGLVALAFTEYVTGTTLV; from the exons ATGGCTACAACAACTGTTATGCAATCGATCCTTGGAAGCTCTGTCGCTTACGGAGCTGCCGGCAAGAACAGATCACTGATGAAACTACAGGGTACTGTTCCCGCTAGTTATCCAGTATCAAGCTATCTCCGCGTGCGCTCTATGGCTGAG GATGGTCAAAAGAAGCAACCAACAACTGTAACAACAGCCTCAAAGAATCCACAGCCAGCTGAAGCTCCTTCACCTCCTCCCCCTTCTACCAAGTTTTCAGACGTCTTTGCATTTAGTGGACCAGCACCAGAGAGAATCAACGGCAGGCTGGCGATGGTGGGTTTCGTTGCCGCTCTGGCTGTCGAACTATCAAAGGGGCAAGATGTGTTTGCTCAGATATCCAGTGGCTCCGGAGTTCCATTGTTCATTGGCACTAGTGTTTTGCTATCAGTGGCATCGTTGGTCCCTCTATTGAAGGGAGTAACCGTGGAGTCCAAATCCAACGGGATCATGACCTCAGATGCAGAGCTCTGGAATGGAAGGTTGGCCATGTTGGGTCTTGTAGCTTTGGCCTTCACCGAGTACGTGACCGGCACTACCCTAGTGTAG